In Candidatus Protochlamydia phocaeensis, a single genomic region encodes these proteins:
- the fabF gene encoding beta-ketoacyl-ACP synthase II, whose product MNKKRIVVTGMGVVSCFGNDVDVFYQNLLAGNSGITTITEFPCEDYPTRIAGIIRNFETGEYLDKKQARRVDKSIAYTMVAGKKALEHAKLSKEALDQLQKARCGVLIGSGMGGMSVFADGVQTLLEKGQRKVSPFFVPYILTNMSGALLGMDIGFMGPNYSISTACATANYAIISAANHIRQGDADLMLAGGVEAAIIPMGLAGFCACRALSQRNDEPAKASRPWDQGRDGFVMGEGAGVLVLESLEHALARGATILAEYLGGGLSCDAHHMTEPRSDGEGVALCIHRALQDAGIQAEEINYINAHATSTPAGDMAEVNALKKVFSHPSSIKMNSTKSMIGHLLGAAGGVEAIATIKAITDNRLHPTINLENPEPGLAFDIPTKAESFTVNKALSNSFGFGGHNASIILAPYLP is encoded by the coding sequence ATGAATAAAAAGCGCATTGTAGTGACGGGAATGGGTGTTGTTTCATGCTTTGGAAATGACGTCGATGTTTTCTATCAAAACCTTTTAGCTGGCAATAGCGGAATTACGACTATTACGGAGTTTCCCTGCGAAGATTATCCTACGCGCATTGCTGGAATCATTAGAAATTTTGAGACGGGTGAGTATTTAGATAAAAAGCAGGCGCGCCGAGTTGATAAATCGATTGCTTATACTATGGTCGCTGGAAAAAAGGCTTTAGAGCATGCAAAGTTGTCTAAAGAGGCTTTGGATCAATTGCAAAAAGCCCGTTGCGGAGTGCTAATTGGATCCGGCATGGGGGGAATGAGCGTATTTGCCGATGGCGTGCAGACGCTATTGGAAAAAGGACAGCGAAAAGTGTCTCCTTTCTTTGTTCCTTATATCCTGACGAATATGAGCGGCGCTCTTTTAGGGATGGATATTGGGTTTATGGGACCTAATTATTCCATTTCCACCGCTTGCGCAACCGCAAATTATGCCATCATTTCAGCAGCTAATCATATTCGCCAAGGCGATGCAGACTTGATGTTGGCAGGAGGCGTAGAAGCGGCCATTATTCCCATGGGGTTGGCTGGATTTTGCGCCTGCCGCGCTTTGTCTCAGCGAAATGATGAACCGGCTAAGGCTTCTCGTCCTTGGGATCAAGGTCGCGATGGATTTGTGATGGGAGAAGGGGCCGGCGTCTTGGTTCTAGAAAGCTTAGAGCATGCATTAGCGCGCGGAGCAACTATTTTGGCTGAATACCTGGGAGGCGGCTTGTCCTGCGATGCTCATCATATGACAGAGCCGCGCAGTGATGGAGAAGGCGTTGCTTTATGTATTCACCGCGCTTTACAGGATGCAGGCATTCAAGCGGAAGAGATTAACTACATCAATGCCCATGCCACTTCAACTCCAGCAGGGGATATGGCCGAAGTCAATGCCTTAAAAAAAGTGTTTAGCCATCCTTCTTCTATTAAAATGAATTCAACGAAGTCCATGATTGGGCACTTGCTCGGCGCTGCGGGAGGCGTAGAGGCTATTGCGACGATTAAAGCGATTACCGACAATCGCCTTCATCCGACAATTAACCTTGAGAATCCTGAGCCGGGCTTAGCCTTTGATATTCCTACTAAAGCAGAGTCTTTTACCGTGAATAAAGCGCTTTCCAATTCTTTTGGATTCGGTGGGCATAATGCGTCTATTATCTTAGCTCCTTATCTTCCTTAA
- the rsfS gene encoding ribosome silencing factor, whose amino-acid sequence MDQSIFSELNQVAQAIYDKKGFNILVLDVRNVCTMTDYFIIAEGTVDRHVKALTQTIVDQLAQKGIHPLHVEGEKEGDWVVLDYGYFVAHLFIPDLREKYALEELWKEGSVINVQINTAGAPLKNKEFAKSLY is encoded by the coding sequence ATGGATCAGTCTATTTTTTCAGAACTCAATCAAGTGGCGCAAGCCATCTATGACAAAAAGGGCTTTAACATTCTAGTCTTAGATGTTAGAAACGTTTGTACGATGACGGATTACTTTATCATTGCCGAAGGAACGGTCGACCGGCATGTAAAAGCCTTAACTCAAACAATTGTTGATCAATTGGCGCAAAAGGGAATTCATCCTTTACATGTAGAAGGGGAAAAAGAGGGCGACTGGGTCGTATTGGACTACGGGTATTTTGTCGCTCATCTCTTTATTCCGGATCTTAGAGAAAAATATGCCTTGGAAGAGCTGTGGAAGGAAGGCAGCGTAATCAATGTCCAGATTAATACGGCAGGGGCTCCATTAAAAAATAAAGAATTTGCGAAAAGCCTGTATTGA
- the treZ gene encoding malto-oligosyltrehalose trehalohydrolase — translation METLQLSRRLPIGAEIVEGGVHFRVWAPIAQTMEVVMEGSAFQEAEQSPQFFALEREEKGYFSGLISHAQEGSLYRFRIDGKEPFYPDPASRYQPKGPHGPSQVIDHKKFKWTDQHWKGVQLEGRVIYEMHIGTFTHQGTWTSAKRELLELADLGITVIEMMPVNEFPGRFGWGYDGVNIFAPTHLYGETDELRSFIDHAHALGIAVILDVVYNHFGPDGNYLSKFSPHYFTHKHVTEWGDAINFDGPDSEEVRAFYIANAGYWIEEYHFDGLRLDATQSIFDDSTPHILSEISKQVRQSAPNRHTYIIAENESQLTKHVHPIEEGGYGLDGLWNDDFHHTALVRLTGRNEAYYTDYLGTPQEFISAIKYGYLYQGQWYRWHEKKRGTPSLHLNPSAFINFIQNHDQVANSAHGFRIQQITDPGNFRAMTALMLLAPGTPLLFQGQEFGASTPFYYFADHNEELAELIFQGRREYFKQFASIATPEIQASLPVPADEETFLKCKLNFTERESHSQTYALHRDLLRIRRHDPVFNTPRLGGVDGAVLSPDAFVLRYFGDYEDVRLVIVNFGVDFILSPSPEPLLASPEGTDWELLWSSENSRYGGGGTPPVSTDNHWRILGHATLVLIPKKAEPAHA, via the coding sequence ATGGAAACTTTACAATTATCCAGGCGTTTGCCAATCGGTGCTGAAATCGTAGAGGGAGGCGTTCATTTTCGCGTTTGGGCTCCCATCGCGCAGACAATGGAAGTCGTGATGGAAGGATCTGCTTTTCAAGAAGCGGAGCAATCTCCTCAATTTTTTGCCTTAGAAAGGGAAGAAAAGGGCTATTTTTCCGGTTTGATATCCCACGCGCAGGAGGGATCGCTCTATCGCTTCAGAATCGATGGCAAAGAGCCGTTCTATCCGGATCCCGCTTCGCGCTATCAGCCCAAAGGCCCTCATGGGCCTTCGCAAGTCATAGACCATAAAAAATTTAAGTGGACTGATCAACACTGGAAAGGGGTTCAATTAGAAGGCAGGGTCATCTATGAAATGCATATAGGGACCTTTACCCATCAAGGGACATGGACGAGCGCCAAGCGCGAGCTGCTTGAATTGGCGGACTTAGGCATTACCGTGATTGAAATGATGCCTGTCAATGAATTTCCCGGCCGATTCGGTTGGGGGTATGATGGAGTCAACATTTTTGCGCCTACTCATCTCTATGGGGAAACGGATGAGCTGCGCAGCTTTATCGATCATGCCCATGCATTAGGAATAGCCGTCATTTTGGACGTTGTTTACAACCATTTTGGACCTGACGGTAATTATCTAAGCAAGTTCTCCCCTCATTATTTTACGCATAAGCATGTGACGGAATGGGGAGACGCCATCAACTTTGATGGGCCCGATTCAGAAGAGGTGCGAGCCTTTTATATTGCCAATGCAGGCTATTGGATTGAAGAATATCACTTTGACGGACTGCGATTGGATGCGACGCAAAGTATTTTCGACGATTCCACGCCCCATATCCTGAGTGAAATTTCCAAGCAAGTACGTCAATCGGCCCCTAACCGGCATACCTATATCATTGCCGAAAATGAAAGTCAGCTGACCAAGCACGTTCATCCCATTGAAGAAGGCGGATATGGATTAGATGGACTATGGAATGATGACTTCCATCATACGGCCCTTGTGAGATTGACAGGCCGCAATGAAGCTTACTATACGGATTACTTGGGTACTCCTCAGGAATTTATTTCGGCCATTAAATATGGCTATCTCTACCAGGGGCAATGGTACCGCTGGCATGAAAAAAAGAGAGGAACACCTAGTCTGCACCTTAATCCATCTGCGTTTATAAACTTCATTCAAAATCATGATCAGGTCGCCAATTCAGCCCATGGCTTCCGCATCCAGCAGATCACCGATCCCGGCAACTTCCGCGCCATGACCGCCCTCATGCTGCTAGCCCCTGGCACTCCGCTTTTGTTTCAGGGACAAGAATTTGGCGCCTCTACTCCTTTTTATTACTTTGCCGATCACAATGAAGAGCTTGCAGAACTAATCTTCCAAGGACGTCGCGAATATTTTAAACAATTTGCCAGCATTGCCACCCCTGAAATCCAAGCTAGCCTACCTGTACCGGCTGACGAAGAGACTTTCCTCAAATGCAAACTTAATTTTACAGAGCGTGAAAGCCATTCTCAAACGTATGCCTTGCATCGCGATCTGCTGCGCATCCGCCGCCATGACCCTGTCTTCAATACGCCGCGTTTGGGCGGAGTAGATGGGGCTGTGTTAAGCCCGGATGCTTTTGTTCTGCGGTATTTTGGGGATTATGAAGATGTGCGCTTAGTCATTGTCAATTTTGGCGTTGACTTTATTTTAAGCCCTTCCCCAGAGCCCCTACTAGCCTCTCCGGAAGGAACGGACTGGGAACTCCTATGGTCTAGCGAGAATTCGCGCTATGGAGGAGGAGGAACGCCTCCGGTTTCTACAGACAATCATTGGCGCATTCTAGGACATGCAACACTTGTCTTGATTCCCAAAAAAGCCGAGCCAGCGCATGCCTAG
- a CDS encoding amylo-alpha-1,6-glucosidase — protein sequence MPSQKLIRQVPLIKLKPEESAVDPYAESEKFLRAEWIVTNGLGGYASSSVSGITTRKYHGVLVAALPPPFGRTIMLNHLSEQVIFPDGKRFWIGCEEKSDGEIHLEGMKYLKEFRLEGGMPVWLFEINGILIEKRLLLIHLQNTVLISYKMLSQDGQARLLLQPSFHFRPHEAPVNTIMDKPYIITAIQNQYEISNAHLPPLKLKVEGHRAKFTLESRMMSHIFFRLESKRGYESVGDLWSPGYFKVDLKADQQATLIASTEAWEIIHAMSSEEAFRAEKERRNQLLFTAPMEARTEVGGELVLAADQFIIVPASRVEDAARAHAAGDETRTIIAGYHWFTDWGRDTMISLEGLTLSTGRHHEARWILRTFAHYVKDGLIPNLFPEGQNEGLYHTADATMWFFHAIDRYVTLTGDRETLKFLLPTLMNIVYHHLKGTRFGIGVDPHDGLLKQGAEGFQLTWMDAKVGDWVVTPRRGKTVEINALWYNALRLLENWLREEKGEESALSLKAHADKAYHSFNTRFWYAEGGYLYDVVDGEKNTDAACRPNQLLAISLKHPILDPSRWKSVIDVVKERLLTPYGLRSLAPDNPDYKSRYDGDLRSRDAAYHQGTVWAWLIGPFIDAWIKIYPEDREGARRFLDGFERHLSDAGVGSISEIFDAVEPYTPRGCIAQAWSVAEVLRCWLKTSPNPTPQS from the coding sequence ATGCCTAGCCAAAAGCTAATTCGACAGGTTCCCTTGATTAAGCTCAAGCCCGAAGAATCGGCAGTAGATCCCTATGCGGAATCGGAAAAGTTTCTGCGTGCGGAATGGATCGTAACTAACGGACTGGGAGGATACGCCTCAAGCTCGGTCTCCGGGATCACGACCCGCAAATATCATGGCGTACTCGTCGCTGCTTTGCCGCCTCCTTTTGGAAGAACGATCATGCTCAATCATTTATCGGAGCAAGTCATTTTTCCGGATGGTAAACGCTTCTGGATTGGCTGTGAGGAAAAATCAGACGGCGAAATTCATTTAGAAGGCATGAAATACCTCAAAGAATTCCGATTAGAAGGCGGCATGCCCGTCTGGCTATTTGAGATCAACGGCATTCTCATTGAAAAAAGACTTTTGCTGATCCATCTGCAAAATACCGTGCTCATTTCTTATAAAATGCTATCCCAAGACGGACAAGCGCGCCTGCTCCTACAACCCTCCTTCCATTTCCGTCCGCATGAAGCGCCGGTCAATACGATTATGGATAAGCCCTATATTATTACGGCTATCCAAAATCAATATGAGATTTCGAATGCCCATTTACCCCCTCTTAAATTGAAAGTCGAAGGCCATCGGGCCAAATTCACTTTGGAAAGCCGCATGATGAGCCACATTTTCTTCCGCCTGGAGTCAAAAAGAGGCTATGAATCGGTAGGAGACTTGTGGAGCCCTGGCTATTTCAAAGTTGACCTTAAAGCCGATCAGCAAGCAACTTTAATCGCTTCAACAGAAGCATGGGAAATTATCCATGCCATGAGCAGCGAAGAGGCTTTTAGAGCCGAAAAAGAGCGGCGCAACCAGTTGCTTTTTACAGCTCCGATGGAAGCCCGAACAGAAGTAGGCGGAGAGCTTGTTTTAGCAGCCGATCAATTCATCATTGTGCCAGCCAGCCGCGTAGAAGACGCCGCGCGCGCTCATGCTGCCGGCGATGAAACACGCACGATTATTGCCGGCTATCATTGGTTTACAGACTGGGGCCGCGATACAATGATTTCTCTAGAAGGATTGACCCTTAGCACAGGAAGGCATCATGAGGCGCGGTGGATTCTAAGAACATTCGCCCATTACGTTAAAGATGGATTGATTCCCAACCTGTTTCCAGAAGGGCAAAATGAAGGGCTCTATCATACAGCAGACGCAACAATGTGGTTTTTCCATGCGATCGATCGCTATGTCACGCTAACCGGCGACCGCGAAACGCTCAAATTTCTGCTTCCCACCTTGATGAACATTGTCTATCACCACTTGAAAGGAACACGCTTCGGTATTGGAGTTGATCCGCACGACGGCCTGCTCAAACAAGGGGCAGAAGGTTTTCAATTAACCTGGATGGACGCAAAAGTTGGCGATTGGGTTGTCACGCCAAGAAGAGGAAAGACGGTAGAAATTAACGCGCTTTGGTACAACGCCCTGCGTTTACTAGAAAATTGGCTAAGAGAAGAAAAAGGTGAAGAGTCTGCCTTATCCCTTAAGGCGCATGCCGATAAAGCTTACCACTCTTTTAATACGCGTTTTTGGTATGCAGAGGGAGGCTATCTTTATGATGTCGTGGATGGAGAAAAAAATACAGATGCCGCTTGCCGTCCCAATCAATTATTAGCCATTTCGCTTAAACATCCCATTTTAGATCCTTCCCGCTGGAAATCTGTCATTGACGTTGTCAAGGAACGCTTGCTAACTCCCTACGGCCTGCGCTCGCTCGCGCCTGATAATCCCGACTATAAATCTCGCTATGATGGCGACTTGCGCTCGCGAGACGCGGCCTATCACCAAGGAACTGTCTGGGCCTGGTTGATCGGTCCTTTTATTGATGCTTGGATTAAAATTTATCCGGAAGATCGGGAAGGTGCCCGCCGTTTTTTAGATGGATTCGAACGCCATCTCAGCGATGCAGGCGTCGGATCCATTAGCGAAATTTTTGATGCAGTCGAACCCTATACTCCCCGCGGCTGCATAGCTCAAGCTTGGAGTGTGGCAGAGGTGCTCCGCTGCTGGCTCAAGACATCCCCTAATCCTACTCCCCAATCTTAA
- a CDS encoding tetratricopeptide repeat protein — MQSSPCVTPYCQRFFPTYTIKLDIPCEFIKEVDLEEREVLTQYEFKHLVEESYTHKLGYIIAIAKDALKRLTIYDGCSYIRNSYVHENGSSALNRAPNTDVFFYRLSPHKDLFTVDKPTGADTNRVEEQREARDPEPSLKFNYLCTDKDLNEWFYSFIAAHEIYSDEIAAGRQAALASEQSKIGLLYECPDLMLNKANNAVSACTKIFFARNEKEALYWYQVAAENNNADACTRVSRFYAKGIACIASQETAFKYAKKAYELTPTNLERIKVLAIRYSNGLGTEVNEEEADKLMKRYKLIEQYKSIGASSAGMSTASP; from the coding sequence ATGCAATCTTCCCCTTGTGTAACCCCCTATTGTCAGCGTTTCTTCCCCACATACACAATTAAGTTGGATATCCCTTGTGAATTTATTAAAGAGGTTGATTTAGAAGAAAGAGAGGTTTTAACACAGTACGAATTCAAACACTTGGTGGAAGAGAGTTATACACATAAGCTAGGATATATTATTGCGATCGCCAAGGATGCGTTAAAGCGTCTGACCATTTACGATGGCTGTAGTTATATTCGCAATTCGTATGTGCATGAGAACGGTTCATCTGCCTTGAATAGAGCGCCCAATACAGATGTTTTTTTCTATCGCCTTTCCCCTCATAAAGACCTTTTTACTGTCGATAAGCCTACCGGGGCGGATACGAATAGGGTTGAAGAGCAAAGGGAAGCGCGCGATCCTGAACCTTCTCTTAAATTTAATTATCTTTGCACGGATAAAGATCTCAACGAATGGTTTTATTCTTTTATCGCTGCTCATGAGATCTATTCGGATGAAATAGCAGCAGGCCGCCAAGCAGCCTTGGCCAGCGAGCAATCTAAAATTGGATTACTCTATGAATGTCCCGACCTGATGTTAAACAAAGCCAATAATGCAGTAAGCGCTTGCACGAAAATTTTTTTTGCAAGGAATGAAAAAGAAGCTCTCTATTGGTATCAGGTTGCTGCTGAGAATAACAATGCAGATGCATGCACGCGGGTTTCGCGCTTTTATGCTAAGGGAATAGCCTGCATAGCTTCTCAAGAAACCGCTTTTAAATATGCGAAAAAAGCTTATGAACTTACTCCCACTAATTTAGAGAGGATAAAGGTTTTAGCTATCCGCTATTCAAACGGCTTAGGAACAGAAGTAAATGAAGAAGAAGCGGACAAGCTTATGAAGCGATATAAGCTTATAGAGCAATATAAAAGTATAGGTGCTTCTTCAGCAGGCATGTCAACAGCTTCCCCTTAA
- the ade gene encoding adenine deaminase, with protein MDTFTLSGQIVDIIEKRIYPGTITVSEGKITSINPDDRIQSRDYLLPGFIDAHIHIESSMLIPSEFARLATVHGTVATVSDPHEIANILGIEGIRYMIETGRQVPFHFYFGASPCFPATEFETSGATIEAKGIQQLFSDYHLHYLSEMMNYPGVLHRDPLVMEKIAIAKRYHKPIDGHAPGLKGEEAERYIQAGITTDHECFTLEEALDKIRYGMKIIIREGSAAKNYEALHPLLRSHPSQVMFCSDDKHPHELIEGHINQLVRRSIVEKGYDTMDVLRAACYHPVQHYQLESGLLRPGDSADFIVVDNLREFNVKSTYIKGRLVAQEGKTLIPRIPASIVNHFNCLAKKPSDFAIKGRPGKLRTIQVLDGQLITNQVLMDAKVEQDHLVADVKRDLLKIAVVNRYQEAKPAIGFINQFGLKEGAIASCIAHDSHNIICVGTNDEDMCAAVNALIEHKGGISVASRGQAYSLPLPIGGIMSADDGYKIADEYVILDRKAKELGTTLGAPFMTLSFMALLVIPSLKLSDKGLFDGSRFAFTDLNV; from the coding sequence ATGGATACGTTTACCCTATCAGGACAGATTGTAGATATCATTGAAAAACGCATCTATCCGGGAACCATTACAGTATCAGAGGGCAAAATAACTTCCATCAATCCAGACGATCGGATTCAAAGCAGGGATTATCTTTTGCCGGGATTCATTGATGCGCACATCCATATTGAAAGTTCTATGCTGATCCCTTCAGAGTTTGCCCGCCTTGCCACCGTGCATGGGACGGTCGCCACTGTATCGGATCCGCATGAGATTGCCAATATTTTAGGGATTGAGGGAATCCGTTATATGATTGAAACCGGACGCCAAGTTCCCTTTCATTTTTATTTTGGCGCTTCTCCCTGCTTTCCCGCCACTGAATTTGAAACGTCTGGAGCGACAATAGAGGCAAAGGGCATTCAGCAGCTTTTTAGCGATTATCATTTGCATTACTTGAGCGAAATGATGAATTATCCCGGCGTGTTACATCGCGATCCGCTCGTCATGGAAAAAATTGCGATTGCCAAGCGCTACCATAAGCCTATTGATGGGCATGCTCCCGGATTGAAGGGGGAAGAAGCAGAACGCTATATCCAAGCAGGCATTACAACGGACCATGAATGTTTCACTTTGGAAGAAGCCCTAGATAAAATTCGCTACGGAATGAAAATTATTATCCGCGAAGGCTCTGCAGCTAAAAATTACGAAGCTTTGCATCCCCTTCTCCGCAGCCATCCTTCTCAAGTTATGTTCTGCAGCGATGATAAACATCCTCATGAACTTATAGAAGGCCATATTAACCAGCTTGTCAGGCGATCTATAGTGGAAAAAGGCTACGATACAATGGATGTCCTGCGCGCTGCCTGCTACCATCCGGTTCAGCATTATCAGCTAGAATCCGGACTTCTGCGCCCCGGCGATTCCGCCGATTTTATTGTCGTTGATAACCTGCGCGAATTCAATGTTAAATCAACTTATATCAAAGGCCGCTTAGTTGCCCAAGAAGGCAAAACCCTTATTCCTCGCATACCCGCCTCTATAGTCAATCATTTCAACTGCCTGGCTAAAAAGCCGTCAGATTTTGCAATAAAAGGCCGGCCAGGCAAGCTGCGCACCATCCAAGTATTAGACGGACAACTCATCACAAATCAAGTTCTCATGGATGCCAAAGTCGAACAAGATCACCTTGTTGCCGATGTCAAGCGCGATCTGCTCAAAATAGCTGTCGTCAACCGCTATCAAGAAGCTAAACCCGCTATAGGATTTATCAATCAATTCGGATTGAAAGAAGGAGCCATTGCCTCTTGCATTGCCCATGATTCGCATAACATTATTTGCGTAGGAACAAATGACGAAGACATGTGTGCAGCAGTCAATGCCTTAATAGAGCATAAAGGCGGAATTTCGGTAGCTTCCCGCGGACAGGCCTATTCTCTTCCGCTTCCCATTGGAGGCATTATGAGCGCAGACGATGGCTACAAGATAGCGGATGAGTATGTTATTTTGGACCGCAAAGCTAAAGAGTTAGGGACCACGCTTGGAGCGCCATTTATGACTTTGTCTTTTATGGCACTCCTTGTCATCCCTTCATTAAAGCTCAGCGACAAAGGCTTATTTGATGGCAGTCGGTTCGCTTTTACGGATCTGAACGTTTAA
- a CDS encoding bis(5'-nucleosyl)-tetraphosphatase, which translates to MALNELPMVNDYSFGIIPLRYSQQQWHVLLVQHQAGHWAFPKGHADAGESPQQAAERELYEETGLKVKKYLSQEDLIERYFFKVRQQRICKLVRYFIALVEGQVVIQEAEIQASRWLPLSEASQHVTFKEGKLLCQQVEELATFFSIPA; encoded by the coding sequence ATGGCATTGAATGAGCTGCCTATGGTCAATGACTATTCTTTTGGAATCATTCCTTTGCGGTATAGTCAGCAGCAATGGCACGTTCTGCTCGTTCAGCATCAAGCGGGCCATTGGGCTTTTCCTAAAGGACATGCCGATGCTGGGGAATCTCCCCAGCAGGCTGCAGAGCGAGAGCTCTATGAAGAGACGGGATTAAAAGTAAAAAAGTATTTATCTCAAGAGGATTTAATCGAGCGCTATTTTTTTAAGGTCCGTCAGCAGCGCATTTGCAAGCTTGTCCGGTATTTTATTGCTCTAGTCGAAGGACAGGTGGTGATTCAAGAAGCGGAGATTCAGGCCAGCCGGTGGCTGCCTCTTTCTGAGGCTTCCCAGCATGTTACTTTCAAAGAAGGAAAGCTGCTTTGCCAGCAAGTAGAAGAACTCGCCACTTTTTTTTCCATTCCCGCTTAG